A portion of the Corynebacterium jeikeium genome contains these proteins:
- a CDS encoding pyruvate dehydrogenase yields the protein MAKTFAKQLVETLEKQGVKRIFGLVGDSLNPIVDAVRESSIEWVHVRNEEAAAFAAGAESLVTGELAVCAASCGPGNTHLIQGLYDSHRNGAKVLALASHIPSRQIGSNFFQETHPEFIFNECSGYCEMVNSAEQGGVVLHHAIQSTMTGHGVSVLVLPGDITTHEVENDEFVTSTISSGRPVVFPDAGQAAALADAINEAKTVTLFCGAGVKDAREQVLKLAEKIKSPVGHALGGKMYIQYDNPYDVGMSGLLGYGACHDASNDADLLILLGTDFPYNDFLPTKNVAQVDIDGRAIGRRTTVKYPVVGDVAATIETILPHLDEKTDRSFLDKQLRNHERLLSHVIEAYTHDVENMRPIHPEYVADLIDKYADDDAVFTVDTGMGNVWAARYVTPNGKREQIGSFRHGTMANALSQAIGVQAADRDRQVITFNGDGGLSMLLGELITVKQEQLPIKMFVFNNSSLGMVKLEMLVQGLPEHETDHDAVDYAGVAESLGIKAIRIEDPADAPRLIQEALAYDGPVLVDMITDPNALSIPANITWDMLMGFSKAATRTVFGGGVGQMINMARSNLRNIPRP from the coding sequence ATGGCTAAAACCTTTGCAAAACAGCTCGTAGAAACCCTAGAGAAGCAGGGGGTCAAGCGAATCTTCGGACTCGTTGGAGATAGTTTGAACCCCATTGTCGACGCTGTGCGCGAGTCCTCCATTGAGTGGGTGCACGTTCGCAACGAAGAGGCTGCCGCCTTCGCCGCCGGCGCGGAGTCCCTGGTCACCGGCGAATTAGCAGTGTGTGCGGCCTCCTGCGGCCCGGGTAATACCCACCTCATTCAGGGCCTGTATGACTCCCACCGCAACGGCGCAAAGGTGCTGGCGCTGGCATCGCACATTCCTTCCCGCCAGATTGGCTCGAACTTCTTCCAGGAGACCCATCCGGAGTTCATCTTCAACGAGTGCTCCGGTTACTGCGAGATGGTCAACTCCGCTGAGCAGGGTGGCGTTGTTTTGCATCACGCTATCCAGTCGACCATGACTGGCCACGGTGTTTCCGTGCTGGTTCTGCCGGGCGACATTACAACGCATGAAGTGGAAAATGATGAGTTCGTCACCTCCACAATCAGCAGCGGTCGCCCAGTCGTATTCCCTGACGCCGGTCAGGCCGCCGCGCTTGCCGACGCAATCAACGAGGCTAAAACGGTCACGCTTTTCTGTGGCGCAGGCGTGAAGGACGCCCGCGAACAGGTGCTCAAGCTTGCGGAGAAAATTAAGTCGCCGGTGGGACATGCGCTGGGTGGCAAGATGTACATCCAGTACGACAACCCCTATGACGTCGGTATGTCCGGCCTGCTGGGCTACGGCGCCTGCCACGATGCCTCCAACGATGCTGATCTGTTGATTCTGCTCGGTACTGACTTCCCGTACAACGACTTCCTGCCGACTAAGAACGTCGCACAGGTCGATATCGATGGTCGTGCCATCGGTCGTCGTACCACGGTGAAGTACCCAGTCGTCGGCGATGTGGCTGCCACAATCGAAACCATCCTGCCGCACCTGGATGAAAAGACCGATCGCTCCTTCCTGGACAAGCAGCTGCGGAACCACGAGCGCCTGCTCAGCCACGTCATCGAGGCATACACCCACGACGTTGAGAACATGCGCCCGATTCACCCGGAGTATGTAGCCGACCTGATTGATAAGTACGCCGATGACGATGCCGTCTTCACCGTCGATACCGGTATGGGCAATGTCTGGGCTGCACGCTACGTCACGCCGAATGGCAAGCGAGAGCAGATTGGTTCTTTCCGTCACGGCACTATGGCCAATGCACTGTCGCAGGCCATTGGTGTGCAGGCTGCTGACCGGGACCGTCAGGTCATTACCTTCAACGGTGACGGTGGCCTGTCAATGCTGCTCGGTGAGCTCATCACCGTGAAGCAGGAGCAGCTACCCATCAAGATGTTTGTGTTCAACAACTCCTCGCTCGGCATGGTCAAGCTGGAAATGCTGGTTCAGGGGCTGCCGGAGCACGAGACCGATCACGACGCAGTGGACTACGCCGGAGTCGCAGAGTCGTTGGGTATCAAGGCCATCCGAATTGAAGATCCGGCCGATGCGCCTCGCCTGATTCAGGAGGCGCTGGCATACGACGGCCCGGTGCTGGTGGACATGATCACCGACCCGAATGCCCTGTCCATCCCGGCAAATATCACCTGGGACATGCTGATGGGATTCTCCAAGGCCGCTACTCGCACCGTCTTCGGCGGCGGCGTTGGTCAGATGATCAACATGGCACGGTCGAACCTCCGCAACATCCCGCGGCCATAG
- the tsaD gene encoding tRNA (adenosine(37)-N6)-threonylcarbamoyltransferase complex transferase subunit TsaD produces MTAMTELTLLAIESSCDETGAAVMRVRYDDTDTSTPAIPEVEVLADVVASSMEQHARFGGVVPEIASRAHLEALQPVVSEARAQAAAKLGIDTFIPDAVAATVGPGLAGALLVGSAGAKAYAAAWGVPFYGINHLGGHVAVGALDGADLSNAVALLVSGGHTQLLRVQGVGRPMEELGSTLDDAAGEAYDKVSRLLGLGYPGGPIIDKLAKQGNRKAIAFPRAMMRQQDARHDFSFSGLKTAVARYVEAAEKEGREYSVEDVCASFQEAVCDVLTKKAVRAAQDVGATTLLLGGGVAANSRLRELAAARATSAGITLHVPPIKLCTDNGVMIGAAAAYLIAAGVKPSGYACPTDPSMPVEDPVMQ; encoded by the coding sequence ATGACTGCTATGACCGAGTTGACCCTGCTGGCAATCGAGAGTTCCTGCGATGAGACTGGCGCTGCAGTGATGCGTGTGCGCTACGACGACACCGACACCAGCACCCCCGCCATTCCCGAGGTGGAAGTGCTTGCCGACGTCGTCGCATCCTCCATGGAACAGCACGCCCGCTTCGGCGGTGTGGTTCCGGAGATTGCTTCCCGCGCTCATTTGGAAGCCCTGCAGCCAGTAGTCTCCGAGGCGCGCGCGCAAGCAGCTGCCAAGCTCGGTATCGATACTTTTATCCCAGATGCCGTCGCCGCTACCGTGGGACCCGGTCTCGCCGGTGCGCTGCTGGTCGGTTCGGCAGGCGCGAAGGCTTATGCCGCCGCCTGGGGTGTGCCTTTCTACGGCATTAATCACCTTGGTGGCCACGTTGCTGTCGGAGCTCTCGACGGCGCGGATCTATCCAACGCAGTGGCGCTGCTAGTTTCCGGCGGGCACACGCAGCTGCTGCGCGTGCAGGGGGTTGGTCGTCCGATGGAGGAGCTCGGATCGACGCTTGACGACGCAGCCGGAGAGGCATACGACAAGGTTTCGAGGTTGCTTGGGTTGGGTTACCCGGGCGGACCGATTATCGATAAGTTGGCTAAGCAGGGAAATCGCAAGGCCATCGCGTTTCCTCGCGCCATGATGCGCCAGCAGGATGCGCGCCATGACTTCTCCTTCTCCGGCTTGAAAACCGCCGTGGCCCGCTATGTCGAAGCGGCAGAGAAGGAAGGTCGTGAATACTCCGTAGAGGACGTCTGTGCTTCCTTCCAGGAGGCGGTCTGCGATGTATTGACCAAGAAGGCCGTTCGCGCAGCTCAGGATGTGGGGGCCACTACGCTGCTGCTCGGTGGTGGTGTGGCTGCGAACTCGAGGTTGCGTGAACTCGCAGCGGCGCGAGCTACCTCGGCAGGAATTACGCTGCACGTGCCACCGATTAAGCTGTGCACCGACAACGGTGTCATGATTGGCGCAGCTGCCGCCTACCTCATTGCCGCGGGGGTCAAGCCCTCTGGCTACGCCTGCCCGACCGACCCCTCCATGCCTGTGGAAGATCCTGTAATGCAATAA
- a CDS encoding co-chaperone GroES — protein MANVNIKPLEDRVLVQINEAETTTASGLVIPDSAKEKPQEATVIAVGPGRWADDDDRIPMDVKEGDIVIFSKYGGTELKYQGEEYLLLSQRDILAVIEN, from the coding sequence GTGGCGAACGTCAACATCAAGCCGCTGGAGGACCGCGTCCTCGTCCAGATCAACGAAGCAGAGACCACCACGGCTTCTGGCCTGGTTATCCCGGACTCCGCTAAGGAGAAGCCGCAGGAGGCTACCGTTATCGCAGTTGGTCCGGGTCGTTGGGCCGATGACGATGACCGCATTCCTATGGACGTCAAGGAGGGTGACATCGTCATCTTCTCCAAGTACGGCGGCACTGAGCTGAAGTACCAGGGCGAAGAGTACCTGCTGCTGTCGCAGCGCGACATCCTGGCTGTTATCGAGAACTAA
- the groL gene encoding chaperonin GroEL encodes MAKLIAFNEEAREGLKRGVDTLADAVKVTLGPKGRNVVLDKAFGGPLVTNDGVTIARDIDVEDPFENLGAQLVKSVAVKTNDVAGDGTTTATLLAQALVHEGLRNVAAGANPISLNRGIHAASDKAVELLKQRATPVSSSAAIAQVATVSSRDTEIGDLVAGAMDKVGKDGVVSVEESQSIATELSVTEGVSFNKGFLSPYFITDVEAQQAILDGAQVLLVREKISSLPEFLPILEKIAESGKPTLIMAEDIEGEALSALVINAMRKTLKVAAVKAPYFGDRRKAFMDDLAVVTGATVVTADTGMQLKDVGLEVLGNARRITITKDETVLVDGAGTAEAVEERRNQIRAEIERTDSDWDREKLEERLAKLSGGVAVIKVGAATETEVNERKLRVEDAINAARAAAQEGVIAGGGSVLVQISRELEAFADEFEGDEAVGVRAVAKALTRPAFWIAENAGKDGAVVVYHIGELENGNGYNAATDTYENLIESGVIDPVKVTHSAVVNATSVARMLLTTEASVVDKPEEEPQHDHAH; translated from the coding sequence ATGGCGAAGCTTATTGCTTTTAACGAAGAGGCTCGCGAAGGCCTCAAGCGCGGTGTGGACACGCTTGCCGACGCAGTCAAGGTCACGCTTGGCCCGAAGGGTCGCAACGTTGTCCTGGACAAGGCCTTCGGCGGTCCGCTGGTCACCAATGATGGTGTGACCATCGCCCGCGACATCGACGTTGAGGATCCGTTTGAGAACCTCGGCGCGCAGTTGGTTAAGTCCGTTGCGGTCAAGACCAATGACGTTGCCGGTGACGGTACTACTACCGCAACGCTGCTGGCACAGGCGCTGGTCCACGAGGGTCTGCGCAACGTTGCAGCCGGCGCAAACCCGATTTCGCTGAACCGCGGTATTCACGCTGCATCCGACAAGGCGGTTGAGTTGCTGAAGCAGCGCGCCACCCCGGTCAGCAGCTCTGCTGCCATCGCACAGGTGGCAACCGTTTCCTCGCGCGACACTGAAATCGGTGACCTGGTTGCAGGTGCCATGGACAAGGTCGGCAAGGACGGCGTCGTCTCTGTGGAGGAGTCGCAGTCGATTGCCACCGAGCTGTCCGTGACCGAGGGCGTGTCTTTCAACAAGGGCTTCCTCTCGCCGTACTTCATTACCGACGTCGAGGCTCAGCAGGCAATTCTTGACGGTGCACAGGTGCTGCTCGTTCGCGAGAAGATTTCCTCCCTGCCGGAGTTCCTGCCGATTCTGGAGAAGATTGCCGAGTCCGGCAAGCCGACTCTGATCATGGCTGAGGATATCGAGGGCGAGGCTCTGTCCGCACTGGTCATCAACGCTATGCGCAAGACCTTGAAGGTTGCCGCAGTGAAGGCACCGTACTTCGGTGACCGTCGTAAGGCGTTCATGGATGACCTGGCAGTTGTCACCGGTGCAACCGTCGTTACGGCTGACACTGGCATGCAGCTGAAGGACGTTGGACTTGAGGTGCTGGGTAACGCACGCCGCATCACCATTACCAAGGACGAGACCGTCCTAGTTGACGGTGCTGGCACCGCTGAGGCTGTGGAAGAGCGTCGTAACCAGATCCGTGCCGAGATTGAGCGCACTGACTCTGACTGGGATCGCGAGAAGCTGGAAGAGCGTCTGGCGAAGCTCTCTGGCGGTGTGGCTGTCATTAAGGTCGGCGCTGCTACCGAGACCGAGGTCAACGAGCGCAAGCTGCGCGTCGAGGACGCCATTAACGCTGCTCGTGCGGCAGCTCAGGAAGGCGTCATCGCCGGTGGCGGTTCCGTACTGGTGCAGATCTCCCGTGAACTCGAGGCATTCGCTGACGAGTTCGAGGGCGACGAGGCAGTCGGTGTCCGTGCAGTTGCCAAGGCTCTGACCCGTCCGGCTTTCTGGATTGCTGAGAATGCTGGTAAGGACGGTGCTGTCGTTGTCTACCACATTGGTGAGCTGGAGAACGGCAACGGCTACAACGCTGCTACTGACACTTACGAGAACCTGATTGAGTCCGGCGTCATCGACCCGGTCAAGGTCACTCACTCCGCAGTCGTCAACGCAACCTCCGTGGCGCGTATGCTGCTGACCACCGAGGCTTCTGTTGTGGACAAGCCGGAAGAAGAGCCACAGCACGACCACGCTCACTAA
- a CDS encoding WhiB family transcriptional regulator, producing the protein MTYIDHLPGPNADLWDWQLHGSCRGQDSATFFHPEGERGRARSLREARAKAICRSCPVLMQCRSHALKVGEPYGVWGGLSESERNEILRAKPAARERELERVLVTAM; encoded by the coding sequence ATGACGTACATCGACCACTTGCCCGGGCCCAATGCGGATTTGTGGGATTGGCAGCTGCACGGCTCTTGCCGCGGGCAGGACTCCGCGACCTTCTTCCACCCGGAAGGCGAGCGCGGACGCGCACGCAGCCTGCGTGAAGCCCGTGCGAAGGCTATCTGCCGTTCTTGCCCTGTTCTTATGCAGTGCCGTAGTCACGCACTCAAGGTTGGTGAGCCATACGGTGTCTGGGGCGGTCTCAGCGAATCTGAACGAAATGAAATCCTTCGAGCTAAGCCGGCCGCACGTGAACGCGAACTTGAACGCGTTCTAGTTACTGCCATGTAG
- the guaB gene encoding IMP dehydrogenase: MTNPTGISLGGDNPNKIPLVGLTFDDVLLLPDASDVIPSGVDTSTQLTRELRLNIPVVSAAMDTVTEARMAVAMARQGGMGILHRNLSIEEQAQQVEIVKRSEAGMVSDPVTCSPDDTIAEVDAKCARYRISGLPVVDKDGKLVGICTNRDMRFEADLNRKVSEIMTPMPLVVAEQGVSGDAALNLLRAHKVEKLPIVDGEGRLTGLITVKDFVKKDQYPNASKDGSGRLLVGAGIGTGEDSWKRAHALADAGVDVLVVDTAHAHNSGVLEMVSRVKKEFGENIQIIGGNLATRGAAQAMIDAGADAIKVGIGPGSICTTRVVAGVGAPQITAIMEASVAAKKAGVPIIADGGMQFSGDIAKALAAGASSVMLGSMLAGTAEAPGEVTFVNGKQYKMYRGMGSLGAMQGRGLTGEKRSYSKDRYFQADVKSEEKLVPEGIEGRVPFRGSIDSIVHQLVGGLRAAMGYTGSATVEQLHDAQFVQITAAGLRESHPHDIQMTVEAPNYYQR, translated from the coding sequence ATGACCAACCCCACGGGAATTAGCCTCGGCGGAGACAATCCCAACAAGATTCCACTAGTCGGCCTTACATTCGATGACGTCCTGCTGCTGCCGGATGCTTCGGACGTTATCCCCTCCGGCGTTGATACTTCGACGCAGCTCACTCGTGAGCTGCGTCTGAACATTCCGGTTGTGTCCGCTGCTATGGACACCGTCACCGAGGCCCGCATGGCTGTTGCTATGGCCCGCCAGGGCGGTATGGGTATCCTGCACCGCAACCTGTCCATTGAGGAGCAGGCGCAGCAGGTCGAGATTGTGAAGCGCTCTGAGGCTGGCATGGTGTCCGACCCGGTGACCTGTTCCCCGGATGACACCATCGCCGAAGTAGATGCCAAGTGCGCTCGTTACCGCATCTCGGGCCTGCCGGTCGTCGACAAGGACGGCAAGCTGGTCGGTATCTGCACCAACCGCGACATGCGTTTTGAGGCAGACCTGAACCGCAAGGTTTCCGAAATCATGACCCCGATGCCGCTGGTCGTGGCTGAGCAGGGTGTGTCTGGCGATGCGGCGCTGAACCTGCTGCGCGCTCACAAGGTGGAGAAGCTGCCGATCGTCGATGGCGAAGGCCGCCTGACTGGTCTGATTACCGTCAAGGACTTCGTCAAGAAGGATCAGTACCCGAATGCTTCCAAGGATGGTTCCGGCCGTCTGCTGGTCGGTGCTGGCATCGGTACCGGCGAGGACTCCTGGAAGCGCGCGCACGCATTGGCTGACGCAGGCGTAGACGTGCTCGTTGTTGATACCGCTCACGCCCACAACTCAGGTGTACTTGAGATGGTCTCCCGCGTTAAGAAGGAATTCGGCGAGAACATCCAGATTATCGGCGGCAACCTGGCTACCCGTGGCGCTGCACAGGCCATGATTGACGCGGGTGCAGATGCCATCAAGGTCGGTATCGGCCCAGGCTCGATTTGCACCACTCGCGTTGTCGCAGGTGTGGGCGCCCCGCAGATCACCGCCATCATGGAAGCCTCTGTCGCAGCTAAGAAGGCTGGCGTTCCGATTATCGCCGATGGCGGTATGCAGTTCTCCGGCGACATCGCCAAGGCTCTGGCAGCCGGGGCATCCTCCGTCATGCTCGGTTCGATGCTGGCCGGTACCGCTGAGGCTCCGGGTGAGGTCACCTTCGTCAACGGCAAGCAGTACAAGATGTACCGTGGCATGGGCTCGCTGGGTGCCATGCAGGGCCGCGGCCTGACCGGTGAGAAGCGCTCCTACTCCAAGGACCGCTACTTCCAGGCTGATGTCAAGAGCGAAGAGAAGCTGGTTCCGGAAGGCATTGAGGGTCGTGTTCCGTTCCGCGGCAGTATCGACTCCATCGTTCACCAGCTGGTCGGTGGTCTGCGTGCAGCTATGGGCTACACCGGTTCCGCTACCGTCGAGCAGTTGCACGACGCACAGTTCGTCCAGATCACCGCTGCAGGCCTGCGCGAGTCGCACCCGCACGATATCCAGATGACTGTCGAAGCGCCGAACTACTACCAGCGCTAA
- a CDS encoding GuaB3 family IMP dehydrogenase-related protein gives MRDIVEIGIGREARRTYELDDIALVPTRRTRSSKDVDTSWRIDAYDFELPMMMHPTDAIASPESVAEFARLGGLAVLNAEGIWARHADAQDKIAELVELAKNAATKRESEAVNRKLQELHSASIDTDLLVERIKEIRATGAITAVRVSPQHARELAPLAIKAGIDLLVIQGTLISAEHVTAQGEPLNLKDFIGSLDVPVIAGGVVDYQTALHLMRSGAAGVIVGTGFTTSPDALGIDVPMATAIADAAAARKDYLDETEGRYVHIIADGGIDTVGDIAKAIACGADAVALSSVLATVHEAPGQGYAWPSVAAHPKYPRGAVWPVVDDEKELVSLEEALFGPSASPFGDRNLAGGLRRAMAKCGFTNLKSFHRVELSVRPKGF, from the coding sequence ATGCGCGACATCGTTGAAATCGGTATTGGCCGCGAGGCACGCCGGACCTACGAGTTGGACGATATTGCACTCGTTCCCACTCGTCGTACCCGGTCGTCCAAGGACGTCGATACCTCCTGGCGAATTGATGCCTACGATTTCGAACTCCCGATGATGATGCATCCGACAGATGCCATCGCCAGCCCGGAATCCGTCGCTGAGTTTGCTCGCCTGGGCGGCTTGGCGGTTCTCAACGCCGAGGGCATCTGGGCCCGTCATGCCGATGCGCAGGACAAGATCGCCGAGCTGGTGGAGTTGGCAAAGAATGCCGCCACCAAGCGTGAATCCGAGGCAGTGAACCGCAAGCTGCAGGAACTGCACTCTGCTTCAATTGATACTGACCTGTTGGTTGAGCGCATCAAGGAGATTCGCGCAACCGGCGCGATCACTGCAGTTCGTGTCTCCCCGCAGCATGCCCGTGAGCTGGCTCCGCTGGCTATCAAGGCCGGCATCGACTTGTTGGTTATCCAGGGCACGCTGATTTCCGCAGAGCATGTCACGGCTCAGGGTGAACCACTAAACCTCAAGGACTTCATCGGCAGCCTGGACGTTCCAGTTATCGCCGGTGGCGTTGTCGACTACCAGACTGCGCTGCATCTGATGCGTTCAGGTGCCGCTGGTGTGATTGTCGGTACGGGCTTTACGACGTCCCCGGATGCGCTCGGTATCGATGTGCCAATGGCTACCGCTATTGCGGATGCTGCAGCTGCTCGTAAGGACTACCTCGATGAGACCGAGGGGCGCTACGTCCACATCATTGCCGATGGCGGCATTGATACCGTCGGTGACATTGCCAAGGCAATCGCCTGCGGTGCGGATGCTGTGGCACTGTCCAGTGTGCTGGCAACCGTCCACGAAGCTCCGGGGCAGGGCTACGCCTGGCCGTCTGTTGCGGCACACCCGAAGTACCCGCGCGGTGCGGTGTGGCCGGTCGTCGACGATGAGAAGGAATTGGTCAGCCTGGAAGAGGCTCTGTTTGGCCCTTCCGCTTCGCCGTTCGGTGACCGCAATCTCGCCGGTGGCCTGCGTCGCGCAATGGCCAAGTGCGGCTTTACCAACCTGAAGTCCTTCCACCGCGTTGAGCTGTCGGTACGTCCAAAGGGTTTTTAA
- a CDS encoding GMC family oxidoreductase, producing MSKQRDFDVVIVGSGFGGSVSALRLTEKGYRVAVLEAGRRFEDKDFAKTSWRLHKYLWAPKLGLFGVQRVHMLKDVMILAGAGVGGGSLNYANTLYKPGTEYFQHRQWGHITDWESELTPHYDNASRMLGVVTNPSDTPADVVMREVAEDMGVGHTFRSTPVGVFFGAKTGGQGAPGQTVSDPYFGGIGPDRTACTECGECMTGCRHNAKNTLVKNYLYLAEKFGAQVFDRTTVTGLHPQADGSWVIDTERTGRWVAKGKQQFSAKRVILAAGAWGTQNLLHRQQADGHLPLLPKSLGKLTRTNSEAILGAMGTKVDPENDFSNGVAITSSFFPDEDTHIEPVRYGKGSNAIAMLQMIMTEGGRATPRWLQAVGTVVKHPNYLTQLVNLRKWSQRTVISLVMQNRDNSITTYLQKIGPVRFLMSKQGEGEPNPTWIPSGNEATQRAADKLSARSRNGRVLAGGTIGELANIPLTAHFIGGATISDSPENGVVDPYLRVWGYPTLSIHDGSAMAANPGVNPSLSISANAERATSLWPNKGEEDQRPAQGESYVRLDPIAPVNPAVPEDAPAALNLGMPAVRKS from the coding sequence ATGAGTAAACAACGCGATTTCGATGTTGTAATCGTCGGTTCCGGTTTCGGTGGTTCTGTTTCTGCTTTGCGGTTGACTGAAAAGGGCTACCGAGTGGCAGTTCTCGAAGCTGGTCGACGGTTCGAAGATAAAGACTTTGCCAAGACCAGCTGGCGGCTTCACAAGTACCTGTGGGCTCCTAAGCTGGGGCTCTTTGGTGTCCAGCGTGTGCACATGTTGAAAGATGTCATGATTCTCGCTGGTGCCGGCGTCGGCGGTGGTTCTCTTAACTACGCAAACACTCTGTATAAGCCGGGTACTGAATACTTCCAGCACCGTCAGTGGGGGCACATTACCGACTGGGAGTCAGAACTCACTCCGCACTATGACAATGCATCTCGCATGCTCGGGGTGGTCACCAACCCATCCGACACGCCTGCCGACGTCGTCATGCGTGAAGTAGCCGAAGATATGGGGGTGGGGCATACTTTCCGCTCGACTCCGGTGGGGGTGTTCTTTGGCGCCAAGACCGGTGGTCAGGGTGCGCCGGGGCAAACAGTTTCCGATCCTTACTTCGGGGGGATTGGCCCGGACCGTACTGCTTGTACGGAATGTGGTGAGTGCATGACTGGTTGCCGTCACAATGCTAAGAACACCCTGGTTAAGAACTACCTCTACTTGGCGGAGAAGTTTGGTGCGCAGGTCTTTGACCGCACTACCGTTACCGGTCTGCATCCTCAGGCTGATGGCTCCTGGGTTATTGACACTGAGCGCACTGGTCGTTGGGTAGCTAAGGGCAAGCAGCAGTTTAGCGCTAAGCGCGTCATTCTCGCCGCCGGTGCATGGGGCACCCAGAATTTGCTGCATCGCCAGCAGGCCGATGGGCACTTGCCGCTGCTGCCGAAGTCTTTGGGCAAGCTGACCCGCACTAACTCCGAGGCTATTTTGGGCGCGATGGGTACGAAGGTGGACCCGGAAAATGACTTCTCTAACGGTGTAGCCATCACTTCGTCATTCTTCCCAGATGAGGACACCCATATCGAGCCAGTGCGCTATGGCAAGGGTTCTAATGCCATCGCAATGCTGCAGATGATTATGACCGAAGGAGGTCGTGCAACTCCGCGTTGGCTGCAGGCTGTGGGAACCGTCGTAAAGCATCCTAACTACCTGACGCAGCTCGTGAATCTGCGTAAGTGGTCGCAGCGCACCGTGATTTCTCTGGTGATGCAGAATCGCGACAACTCGATTACGACGTACCTGCAGAAGATTGGGCCGGTGCGTTTCCTGATGAGTAAGCAGGGCGAGGGGGAGCCGAATCCGACGTGGATTCCGTCGGGTAACGAAGCTACGCAACGTGCGGCGGACAAGCTCAGTGCACGTAGTCGGAATGGTCGTGTGCTAGCGGGTGGCACTATCGGTGAGTTGGCAAATATTCCTTTGACAGCTCACTTCATTGGCGGTGCGACGATTTCGGATTCGCCTGAAAACGGCGTCGTTGATCCGTACTTGCGTGTGTGGGGTTACCCGACGCTCTCGATTCACGACGGTTCGGCGATGGCAGCCAACCCGGGAGTGAACCCGTCACTGTCGATTTCCGCGAATGCGGAGCGTGCAACGTCGCTGTGGCCGAATAAGGGTGAGGAAGATCAGCGTCCGGCGCAGGGTGAGTCCTACGTGCGCCTGGATCCGATTGCTCCGGTGAACCCGGCTGTGCCGGAAGATGCTCCGGCTGCACTGAACCTGGGTATGCCTGCAGTCCGTAAGTCTTGA